The Juglans regia cultivar Chandler chromosome 16, Walnut 2.0, whole genome shotgun sequence nucleotide sequence TTTGAAATCAAAAGGACGCCTTAACGGAGAATATGATTGCATTGTGCAGTTACATAGATCAGTTCTCAAGATCTCTACATGTGGAATACATGCAGTACGGAATCCACGTCCAGTGTCAGGTACGAGATTCTGGTGACGTCTCTGCTTCCGTGTTCCTGCgagaaatagaaaatattatattacttAGAGAGTTAAAGAAGTAAAGTACAAAGCTTTGAATATTAATTGGATCTTGTTTCTGGGCGGGTGCATGGCTGATGATCTGCAGGTACCATTATATGTGGCCACAAAAATGGTGTCGAAAGTAGCAGCGATTGACAGAACGTCCATGTTTACACCATCGGCAGAGGATTATGCAAGAGCTGCAGTTCGCCGAATTGGGTATGAAGTGCGATGCACGCCCTACTGGGCTCACTCACTTCAGTGGGGCTTTGCACGTTTCCTCCCTGACACTGTTCTCGATGCTTGGCGTCTGTCCATTGGTATTCAGAGGCGAGGAAAAATCACTGCATGAAATTATGTTTAGGGTAGATAAGAAAGAtgtatgaaataataataatttcataaattttgttTATCCATCGAGTGACTGGAACTAAAGTTTTGAATctcatgatatttttttttttttttgaatcaaacAATCTGTCATCTTTCATATATCAGTAAAATAGTCATTACAACTCTTATCCTGTAACACAATAGAAAAAAACCCCTCAGGGCCATCCTCTATCTAGACCAACTCCTCACTAGACATAATAGCAAACTGTGCAAGAAAGTGAGCTACTCTATTTCCTCTCTAAATGTGTGTTTAAGTATCTAATTTGGATGTGTACAAATAATTCCTTTAATATCTTCTATAATCTGTCCATGCCATTCCAAGCACTCTTCTCTATCATTCACAGCTTTAATCACCTCCAATGAATCACCTTCGAGTACTACCTTCTGTATATTAAGCTTTGCACATAAGCAAAGGGCCCTCCATAAAGCAGTAGCTTCAGCAATCACAGTAGATTGGATACAATCTTTTGGCAGGCATAGAGAAACTTGTACATTCCCTTCCTCGTCTCTAACCACCACTCCAGCTCCCATCTTTCTCTGGTTTGCCTTGAaagcagcatcccaatttacCTTTACAAAGCCTTCTTTTGGAGCTTCCCATCTAACCATCCTTCTCTCCACTGCAGTAGGTTTAATTCTCTCTATCCCATTCTGTTGTGCTTGTTGGAACTCATTAAGATTTGCTCTTGCTTGCTGCAATACACTCTCAGGGCTAGTAAACTTCCTTTCAAAAATCCACCCATTCCTTCTAAGCCATATAGATCGCATAACAGATACCACAAACTCCATACTTTTCAAGGGCAATTCAGTTATTAATTTCCTCCATACCACAACCAAATCCACCTCATATGACATTCACTTCTACACTGGACTTTCCTTCTCAGCCCATACATCCATTGTTGCAGGACAGCTCCATAAGACATGGCAAACAATTTCATCTTCCCTTAAACAAATTGGACAAACTGGCTTCTTTACCACCTTTCTTCTATAGAGGTTCTCATTAGTGGGAAGGCAGTTATTAAGAGCCTTCCATAAAAACTTTTTAACCACTCCCGAGGTATTAAGTTCCCACAACTCTCTCCATCCTTCTTTAATCTTCCTCCCATCAGATGGTTCCCCTTTCAAATCCTTCTTCCTGCTAATATCAAGATGGTAGGCACTCCTTACACTATAATACCCATTCTTAGAGTAAGCCCATATTCTTCTGTCCTCCAAACCAGAATAGCTCACAGAGATATTGCAGATGACTTCAGTTTCCTCATCATTAACAGTAGCCTTCACTACCTCTCTATTCCACTTACCATCATTCCCAATCAGCTCTGCCACCTTTGCTTCAACATTCAGATACTTAATAGGAGACTGCACTCGATGAGAAGGTTTATTGGGTAGCCATTTATCATCCCatactttaatatttaaacCATTGCCCACTCTCCATACAAGCCCTTCCTTCAGCAATTTCATAGATCCCCATATGCTTCTCCAGATCATAGAAGGTCCATAGCCCAGCTTAGATTTCAATACAtcagaatttttaaaatacttagCCCTTAACACCATAGTAGCAATAGACTCTGGTTTATTAACAAGCCTCCAACACTGCTTTGCTAAGAGAGCAGTATTGAAACTTTCCAACTCTGTAAAACCAAGTCCACCAATCATCTTTGCACATCCCATATTCTCCCAGCTAGcccattgaatttttttctcatagTTTTTATAACCCCACCAGAATCTAGCCATAATACCAGCTATTTCCTTACTCAACCTTTTAGGCAACCTAAACACACTCATATGGTATGTAGGATTGGACTGAATAACTGCTTTAGTTAAAACTTCTTTACTAGCAAGAGATAGAAATTGATTTTTCCAGCAGTTCTCCTTCTGCCAAACCCTgtccttaattcctctaaaagtGTCATAACGAGCTCTTCCAACCATAGTAGGCAACCCCAGGTATTTTTCACAGCTACTTTGCACCCTTACCCCAAGATCTTGCACAatcctctcattctcttcctgTCTAACTCGGGAGCTAAACAACACAGTGGTTTTTTGTAGATTCATGCACTGACCAGAGGCTTCTTCATATACCCTTAGGATTTCCTTCACTTTCAACCATTCAGTCCATTTAGCCCTTGCAAAGATGATACAATCGTCAGCAAATAGGAGATGAGAGACCCTTATACCTCCTCTTGCAGCAGCCATTCCTTTGATTTCACCATTTTCCTCAGCTGCATTAATAAGGCTACTCAACCCCTCAGCACACAACAAAAACAGGTATGGGGATATTGGGTCCCCTTGCCTAATGCCTCATGAGGGATCTATTACATCACCTGGCCTTCCATTCACCAACACAACATAAGATACAGAAGTTATACATTCCATAATCAAGCCAACCCATCTCTCTCCAAACCCCATTTTCTGCATAATAGCTTTTAAAAAAACCCACTCAACCCTGTCATAAGCTTTTGAGATATCCATCTTCAGTGCCATACTTCCGCCTTTCCCCTTGGACCTGGTCTTCATTGAGTGCAATATTTCATAAGCTGTTATCACATTATCGAAGATCAACCAACCAGGAATAAAAGCACTCTGGTTTTTAGCAATGATCTCATCAAGCATCAACTTCAGCCTGTTTGCAAGGGTCTTCGAAATTAGCTTGTACAAAACATTGCACAAGCTAATTGGTCTGAAGTCACCAACCTTCTTAGGCTCAGACACTTTTGGTATAAGGGCCACATAAGTAAAATTGATAGATATTGTTTCGGGAAGAATGAAAATTGgtgatttggaagagttggagaataaggttaaaagaaaaattagtgattggaaaatgaaattattatcggCGGGGGGAAGAGTAATTCTATTGAGGCATGTGCTTGCTAGTATGGCGTTACATCAATTGGCAGTTTTACAAGTTCCAAAGTTAATTATTTCTTCTTTAAATCGGTTAATGAGCTCTTTTTTTgggggagaaagggatggaaagggtaagaaaaaatgggttgcttggaggaatatttgtaagccaatagaagaaggaggtttgggtattagatcTTTTGATGAAATGCAAAAGGCTCTTCATTTAAAACTCGCCTGGAAATTGATGCATGAAAATTCTCTTTGGACAAACTTTTTTCGGTCGAAATATGCGGGGAATAAACCTTTGATGCTTCTGGATTCTCAAAAGGGTACAAGTTTTTGGCGGATGATTGTTAGAAGTATTCCTACAGTCTTGagtaattctaaatggaaaattcgagaaggaaatgtatttttttggtatgacaaatggctGGAGCAGGGGCCTCTTGCTGATAATTTTTTGGTGAGTGAGCAACCTCTTTTGAGAATTAAAGATTGTCAAttggatagaggatgggatatgGCTCGGTTAGAGAGGCTAGTGGGGACTGAGAATGCGGAGAAGGTACTAGAGGTTCTTGCTAATGGTAAGGAGGGAAGTGATTTGTTAATTTGGACTCCAACTGAAAGTGGtaagttttcaacaaaatctcTTGGGAATGTGTCTGGGTTAGAGGCCAGAATTTCGAGGGGCATAAATGGATTTGGAATAGCATActtccaaaaaaattttctGTCCAAatgtggaaggcttggcatGGAGTTTTAGCAGTGGATGATAGAATTAGGAGAATTGGCATTCCTTTAGTCTCGAGACGCAATTGTTGTATTCAAGGGAAATATGaagatttaaataatgttttatttgaaggaGAAGTGGCTGCTAAGGTTTGGAAAAAAACTGGAGTTATGCTTGGTCTACCGATTGGAAGAAACTGGTATGAAACCTGCCTTAGTTGGTTTCGGAGAGCTTCATCTGCCTCTCAAACAGGTGTCATTTTGGGTGTATTACCTACTGTTATTTCGTGGAGGTTATGGATTAGAGGATGTAAGGCCCGTATGGAAGGGAAACTGGAATCTGGGCAAGCTGTGTGGCAATCTATCAAACAGTGGGTAGGTGTAATCTGTCAAGGGTTTTCAAAGCCTAAGAAGTTTAACTtttacattcttaattgtttCAATATACAGCAAGTCCCAATCAAGcagaaacaaattaattatatagcctGGTCTAAGCCGACACAAGGTCGTGTGAAGCTAAACACGGATGGAAGTAGTCTAGGGAATCCAGGCGTGTCAGGGGCTGGAGGTGTGATTCGGGACATGCATGGAGCAttgttgttagcattttcaaaGAATATTGGGTATGGCAATAGCACTTACGCAGAGTTAAGAGCGCTAGTGGAGGGTGTTAAACattgtaaaaatatgaattttggtGCAGTAgatattgaaatggattctaaagTGATTCTGTCATGGTTGGATAATAAAAGATGCGGCAGCTgttatttggaggatttttgggaggaattgcAATTTTTACTCACTAAT carries:
- the LOC108985100 gene encoding uncharacterized protein LOC108985100, translating into MEFVVSVMRSIWLRRNGWIFERKFTSPESVLQQARANLNEFQQAQQNGIERIKPTAVERRMVRWEAPKEGFVKVNWDAAFKANQRKMGAGVVVRDEEGNVQVSLCLPKDCIQSTVIAEATALWRALCLCAKLNIQKVVLEGDSLEVIKAVNDREECLEWHGQIIEDIKGIICTHPN